The following proteins come from a genomic window of Chiloscyllium punctatum isolate Juve2018m chromosome 49, sChiPun1.3, whole genome shotgun sequence:
- the LOC140469258 gene encoding volume-regulated anion channel subunit LRRC8A → MIPVTELRYFADTQPAYRILKPWWDVFTDYISIVMLMIAVFGGTLQVTQDKMICLPCKWVANDTCLEPFDYPNATLPSSSVIPPFSSEPTGIQYDLDRHQYNYVDAVCYENKLHWFAKYFPYLVLLHTLVFLVCSNFWFKYPRTSSKLEHFVSILLKCFDSPWTTRALSETVAEESDPKQSFAKMNGSMAKKSSTVSEDVEASVPMLQRTKSRIEQGIVDHSETGVLDKKEGEQAKALFEKVKKFRTHVEEGDIVYQLYMRQTIIKVIKFALIISYSLYYVDDIKFDVSCIVNIQNLTGYNVYQCAHPLATLFKILASFYISLVIVYGLICMYTLWWMVRLSLKKYSFESIREESSYSDIPDVKNDFAFMLHLIDQYDPLYSKRFAVFLSEVSENKLRQLNLNNEWTLEKLRQRIMKNSQDKLELHLFMLSGIPDTIFDLTELEVLKLEMILDVTIPPIIAQLSNLKELWLYHTPAKIEAPALAFLREHLKSLHIKFTDIKEIPLWIYSLKNLEELHLTGNLSAENNRYIVIDGLRELKCLKVLRLKSNLTKLPQVVTDVGVHLQKLSINNEGTKLMVLNSLKKMVNLTELELIRCDLERIPHSIFSLHNLQEIDLKDNNLKTIEEIISFQHLRRLVCLKLWYNHIAYIPIQVGTLTNMERLYLNRNKIEKIPAQLFYCRKLRYLDLSHNNLTYIPQDIGFLQNLQYFAVTANRIETLPPELFQCRKLRTLNLGNNCLISLPSRVGELTSLTQLELRGNRLECLPVELGECRLLKRSGLVVEDDLFNTLPSEVKEQLWRADKEQA, encoded by the exons ATGATTCCAGTAACGGAACTGCGTTATTTCGCTGACACTCAGCCTGCATACCGCATCTTGAAGCCATGGTGGGACGTGTTTACAGACTATATCTCCATTGTAATGCTAATGATAGCAGTATTTGGTGGCACACTGCAGGTCACCCAAGACAAAATGATTTGCTTACCTTGCAAGTGGGTTGCAAACGATACATGTCTTGAACCCTTTGATTACCCAAATGCAACACTCCCATCATCGTCAGTCATTCCCCCGTTTTCCAGTGAACCAACGGGTATCCAATATGACTTGGACCGCCACCAGTACAACTACGTAGATGCAGTATGCTATGAGAATAAACTTCATTGGTTTGCAAAATATTTTCCCTATCTTGTACTTCTACACACACTGGTGTTCTTGGTATGTAGCAATTTCTGGTTCAAATATCCTCGGACCAGCTCAAAGCTGGAACACTTTGTATCCATCCTTCTAAAATGCTTTGACTCACCATGGACAACCCGGGCCCTATCTGAAACCGTGGCAGAGGAAAGTGACCCAAAGCAATCTTTTGCTAAAATGAATGGTTCAATGGCAAAGAAATCCTCTACGGTTAGTGAGGATGTGGAGGCCAGTGTACCAATGCTACAGAGAACAAAATCCCGCATTGAACAGGGAATAGTTGATCACTCAGAAACGGGTGTGTTGGATAAGAAGGAGGGAGAGCAAGCTAAAGCTCTGTTTGAAAAAGTAAAGAAATTCCGCACCCATGTTGAGGAAGGGGATATAGTTTATCAGCTCTACATGAGACAAACTATTATCAAAGTAATTAAATTTGCTCTTATTATTAGTTACTCACTTTATTATGTTGATGATATAAAATTTGATGTGTCCTGTATAGTAAACATTCAGAACCTCACAGGATACAATGTGTATCAATGTGCTCATCCATTAGCTACACTGTTCAAGATCCTTGCATCCTTTTACATTAGTTTAGTGATTGTCTATGGACTTATTTGCATGTACACACTCTGGTGGATGGTACGCCTTTCTTTGAAAAAGTATTCGTTTGAGTCAATTCGAGAGGAGAGTAGCTACAGTGATATTCCTGATGTCAAGAATGATTTTGCTTTTATGTTGCATCTTATTGATCAGTATGATCCATTATACTCCAAACGTTTTGCTGTCTTTCTGTCTGAAGTCAGTGAGAACAAATTACGACAACTCAATCTGAATAATGAATGGACCCTAGAGAAACTCCGGCAGAGGATCATGAAAAACTCTCAGGACAAATTGGAACTCCACCTCTTCATGCTGAGTGGAATCCCAGACACCATCTTTGACCTGACTGAACTGGAAGTGCTCAAATTGGAGATGATCTTGGATGTCACCATTCCTCCAATCATTGCCCAACTTAGTAACCTCAAAGAACTTTGGTTGTACCACACGCCAGCAAAGATTGAGGCACCAGCTCTTGCTTTCTTACGAGAGCACCTGAAATCACTACATATCAAGTTTACGGACATCAAAGAGATTCCTCTATGGATCTACAGCCTGAAGAATCTCGAAGAGCTTCACCTAACTGGGAACCTGAGTGCGGAGAACAATCGCTACATTGTGATTGATGGCTTACGAGAACTCAAATGCCTCAAAGTTTTGAGGTTGAAGAGCAACCTAACAAAATTGCCACAGGTTGTCACAGATGTTGGAGTCCATCTGCAGAAGTTGTCTATCAACAATGAAGGCACTAAGCTTATGGTCCTCAATAGCCTAAAGAAGATGGTTAATCTGACAGAATTGGAGTTAATCCGTTGCGATCTGGAACGAATCCCACACTCCATCTTCAGTCTCCATAACTTACAGGAGATCGATCTCAAAGATAACAACTTGAAGACAATCGAGGAAATTATCAGCTTCCAGCACCTACGGCGCCTAGTCTGCCTTAAGCTGTGGTATAACCACATTGCCTATATTCCTATTCAGGTTGGCACTTTGACCAACATGGAGAGGCTCTACCTGAACCGGAACAAAATTGAAAAGATTCCTGCTCAACTCTTCTATTGTCGTAAGTTGCGGTACTTGGATTTGAGTCATAATAACCTGACATATATACCACAGGACATCGGGTTCCTTcagaatctgcagtattttgcggTCACTGCAAATCGG ATTGAAACCCTGCCACCTGAACTCTTTCAATGTCGTAAACTCCGAACTCTAAACCTAGGGAATAACTGCCTGATATCACTGCCTTCACGGGTCGGTGAGCTGACGAGCTTAACACAGCTGGAGCTTCGGGGAAACAGACTGGAATGTCTCCCTGTGGAACTAGGAGAATGTCGATTGCTGAAACGAAGTGGCCTtgtggtggaggatgatctctTCAATACACTCCCATCTGAGGTTAAGGAGCAACTGTGGCGAGCAGACAAGGAACAAGCATGA